The [Clostridium] scindens ATCC 35704 nucleotide sequence TATATCCAGTATCAGGACATCATAGATGGCGCACTGCTCAATCTGCATAAGAAGGCTCGTCCATTCCTCGGGCGTGACTGCCTTTATGTCTTCGGATACCCGGAACGGGAGCAGATAGTCCAGCGATTCCATATGCTTTGCCAGCGTGGTAAGTATCATTCCGAAGTTCCGGCTTTCCTGGCGGGAATAGTAGATCAGATCTGCCAGCGTCTGCCCTTCCTCTGGAAAATGACCGCCGATCCCTCCATACAGTTCCATATTGATATACAGGACATTATAAGATACGGCCAGTTCCTTTCCCATTTCCAGCCCATAACCAGTCTTTCCCGTGCGGTGTACCGGCGAGAAAATCCCGATGATCCGCATCTGCCTTTTCTTTGCCGCTTGGAGAAATAATCCTTCTTCTTCTCCTTTTAGGCCACACTGGCAGATGACCTCCGCAAGAATGGCCTCCCCCGATTGATATCGGTATACCGGGATTTCTAGAGGCCCAGTACTCGCACTTGCCGTCTCTGTCAGGACGAACACGCTCCCCGCCTGGATCTCCTTTCTCATCTCCTGCGAATAACCGCTACTGATAAGAAGGATATCAATCGCCTTCTCCTGCTGGATTTTCCGTGCTTGTTCCGGGTCGCTGCACACCTGCACTTGCAGCGCGAGTTCCTTTTTCTTTGTCAGATACGCCGCGAACGCAGAGGCATACTTCTCTTCCTGGTCGCAAATAACCAGACTCTTGCTGCTCACGTAAAATCCCTCCTCTGTTGCTGTCTTATCATGTCTGTGTGATCTTCCGCCGATACGGCATAGAATCTATCAATAGAATTAGATAATCAGATACAAGTCACCAGATGTAACTTGTAGAACGATTATAAACCACATATTTCCTGTTTGTCCATCCCTTTTTTAAAAAAGGTAGAACTTTGTGCAACCCTTACAAAATCTGGTAGAAAGTAATGCCGTAAAGTAGCGCGACCCCTGGTATTCCAAAGACCCCGGACGTCAAAAATGTCATCGGATTCATGCCAACCTGCGCAGAAATCCCCTTAGAAGCCAAAAACTCATTTACAAAAAAAATAATTGCAATGCCTATGATTGCCCGTACTAAAAAATTAACTAAAATATGAGGTTTCTGCTCCGGCATATTCACCCTCCCAAATTCATTTCCTAATTCCATATATATCCTCGTATCTGGTATTTTATTCTTCAAATCTGCCTATACTAGAAAAAAGAAAACCAAGCGATACAGCAATGGAGGTGGATTATGAGATTATTTGAGCGAGGAAGTGCTGCCGAAGAAGATATATACAGGCGCTTATCCTTCGATCCCCAGTGCAATACTTTGATTGAAGAGATCGCCCAGGCAAGGCAGGAAATCGAAGATGCATACAACAACTTTCAGAATGCCTCAGACCCGGACTTGATCGACTGCTATATCTACAAAGGCAATGCTGCCTGGAAACGCTACCGTTTCCTTCTGCGGCAGGCCAAGATGATTTCATAAGCATAGTTTTATAAGCAAGAATAAAGAAAGGGAAGATCCCACCTGACCGGCCGGGATCTTCCCTTTCCTTATTCTTGCCAGGCTTACAGCCTGATGGTAATCTCTCTTTGCGTACGGTGGTACTGATGGTAATTCACGCCTGCCGCATCAAACATCCGCATGGATGCCTTCACAGAGGACGTATCTTCATATTTATTGCAATCATAGATCACTTCCTTAATCCCGCTTTGAATGATCGCCTTGGCGCATTCATTGCATGGAAAGAGAGACACATACAGTTTCGCTCCTTCCAGGCTTCCGCCCCGGTAGTTAAGGATCGCATTCAATTCGCTGTGCACCGTATATACATATTTGGTCTCCAACGGGTCGTCCCCTTCCCTCACCCATGGGAATTCATCATCAGAGCATCCCATCGGCAGTCCATTATATCCCATGGACAGAATCTTGTTATCCTGGCTTACGATACAGCAGCCAACCTGCGTATTCGGGTCTTTGGAACGCATGCCGGATAACATGGCTACACCCATAAAGTACTCGTCCCAACTGATATAGTCTTTCCTCTTGCTGCCCATATGCATTACCTCCTTACCGCAGATATGCCATTACTTGGTTCCAAAGATACGGTCTCCCGCATCCCCCAGCCCCGGCACGATGTATTTCTGCTCATTCAGATGATCATCCAGAGCCCCAATATACAGATCCACATCCGGGTGTGCCTTTGTCATCCGCTCCACGCCTTCCGGCGCCGCAATGATGCACATGAACCGGATATTCTTCACGCCCTTGTCCTTCAGCATCTGGATCGCCGCAACGCTGGATCCGCCGGTAGCCAGCATGGGATCCACCACGAAGACTTCTCTTTCATCACAGTCAGCCGGAAGCTTGCAGTAATACTCCACCGGCTCAAAAGTCTCAGGATCACGGTACAGGCCAATATGCCCTACCTTTGCGGCAGGTATCATATTCAGTATGCCGTCCACCATGCCGATCCCCGCTCTCAGGATTGGCACTACCGCCATCTTTTTTCCACTTAATTCCTGGCCCACCGTCTCGCAGATTGGAGTCTTAATCTTTACATCCTGAAGCTTCAGATTCCTTGTAGCCTCATAGCACATCAGTGCCGCAATCTCTCCCACAACTGCCCGGAAATCCCTGGATCCTACGTTCTCCTGACGGATATAGCTGATCTTATGCTTAATCAGCGGATGATCCATGATCTGTACGTTAGACATCTTTTCTTCCTCCTCATTTGTCCTTATTATTTATTAGTGTTTATATATGAATCACGTGATGTCCGGCTGCCTTCAGCAGGCGGTTCATAATCGCGCTCCCAATCCCTCCTGTGGCAAATGCCTCGCTGTAGATATAATCAACGCCGTCATTGTCAAATTCCCGCAGGATGCCATAGAGGCTTCCCGCTATAGTCGCTTCATCCTCCCTGGTGCCTATGCTCTTTACATCTCCTGCCGGATAGCATCCTACCGTCTCCTCGGTTCCAATGATCCCCACCTTCAGACCTTCTTCCAGTTTCTCTGCCGCCAGGCTGTTGATCTTGGCAATTACCTCTTTGATTTCACCCTCTACAATAGTCAATTCCGCTTTCGGCGCATAATGCCTGTATTTCATGCCCGGAGCCTTGGGGGTCTTTTTACTGTCCGGCGTTATCAATGTCTTGTCCACCGACACTTCTCCGATCAGTTCTGTCAGCATCTCCCGGGTAATGGCGCCGGGACGGAGGATCATTGGCGGCACAACCGTCATATCCAGTATGGTAGACTCCACGCCTATGTCCACGGAGCCTCCATCAATAATCATATCAATCTTCCCTGTCATATCTTCTTCCACATGCAGGGCTGTCGTAGGGCTTGGCCTTCCCGATGTATTCGCGCTGGGGGCAGCTATATAGCCGCCTCCTGCATCGATCACTTCCCGGGCTATCTCGTGGCTTGGCATGCGGACTGCCACCGTATCAAGACCGCCGGTAGTTCCATATGGGACAATGCCGCTCTTATCAAAGATCATGGTAAGCGGCCCCGGCCAATACTTGTCGGCAATAACCTTAGCCGCCTCCGGTATGAAAGAGGTAATCTTTGCAAGGTCATCCATGTTGGTTATATGGATGATTAAAGGATTGTCGGATGGCCTTCCCTTGGCAGCATATATTTTTTGCGCTGCGTGCTCATTCAGCGCGTCTGCCCCCAGTCCATATACGGTTTCTGTCGGAAATGCCACCAGGCCTCCTTCTCTTAGTATGCGTCCGGCTTCTCTTATAATATATGTATTTATTTTGTTTTTATCTATTTTCTCTATTATTGTTCTCATAGATTTCATTATACTACACTCTACTTCGACAGACAAGTTCGGATTCCCTGAGTAATTGCTTCCGCCAGCTGCTGCTGATACTCCTTCGTGACTAATTTTTCCGCCTCTTCATTGTTGCTCAAGAATCCGCATTCTACAATTACTGTCGGAACCTCCGTTCTCTTAAGCATATAGTATGTATCATTGGCCTTTGCCTGCCTGGTATTATCGCTATCCACGGCCAGCAGCGCTTTCTGCATGATTACCGCCGCCTTTTCTCCATCGCTGGAATGGGAATAGTAGAATACCTGGGCTCCATGGATCCCCTCCTCATGATAACTGTTCTGATGAATGCTGACTACCATTGCCGGCTTCGTCTTGTTGATCACATCGACCCGCGCCTTCATATCCTGGATCTTCTGATTCTGGTCACTTTCCTTAGCCAGCGTGGCATCCTCCTTACGGGTCATGACTACGGTCACGCCCTCTTTTTCCAGAAGCTTCTTGACCTTCTTGGCAATCTTTAAGTTTATGTCTTTCTCCAATGCATCATTCACTCCGATTTTGCCCGGATCGCTCCCGCCGTGTCCCGCATCTATGACTACGGTAGCGCTTCCTTTCTTTACATCCCCGCTGGATACATATTTCTCCAAATTCTTGCTGACGGCCAGCAGCCCTGCCAGCGCCAGCACCAGGACTGCGAACTCTACTTTTTTACGCAAAAAAATACCTCCTGACAGTCTATATATTGATTAAATATATGACTGCCGGAAGTATTTTATATTTTATTTCACTAATTTACGTATTTTAATATCAGATTCCAGATGTCTGGATTCTCTTGTCCCAAAGCCCATGCTGCCGTACCTGCAAGTTTATTCTCTTTCATCAGCTGCAGTTTAGGCTCGATAGATTTCTCATTCTCCAGCCATATCTCGTATGTCACATTATCTACGGTCCATGTGGCATAGTTCTGCTGCGCCTTATCATCCCAGGTAATCTCTGCCCCGGCCTGGGCCACCTGATCGCTTGCGCTGGTCATTCCCAAGGCCTGGCTGTCCACATTCATGGTATATTCCGCGGCATCCGTTCCTGCCTGGCTTGCCAGTTCTTCCTCCGTCTTCGGAGTCTCCGACCATAGCCTGGTGAAGAACGGGATTCCACTGATCACCTTTTCAGCCGGAACTTCCTTGAGCGTCTCTTCGATGCCTTCTTTTACAAAATTATAAGAAGAAACCGGGCCTGCCTCCGGCGAGCCTGCAAAATGCTCATCATAGCCCATGATAATTACGTAATCTGCAACGATTCCCTGCTCCTTACGGTCATATTGCATATTATAGCCCTTAGGAACATAATTGTCGACAGACAGCACGATTCCATTCTGCCGGCATCTTACAGACAATTCGCGGATGAACTGTATATAATGCTCTCCGCATTCTTCTGAAATCTTTTCAAAATCAACGTTGATTCCATCGATTCCCACGCGCAATGCTTCGGAAATCAGTTGGTTGATCAAATTCTCCCTCTTAGAGGTATAACTTAGCAATGCATAGGATTCATCATAGGAGTTGATGCCCCCGTCAAAATCCCTGATAGTCGCCCACACTTCTATGTTGGCCTGATGTGCATAATTTACATAATCCGCGGAAGCTATGGAGTCCATATTCCCATCCGTATCTTTTACATGGAACCAGGTTGGCGCAATTGTCGTCAGACCCTTACTCTCTGCAATCTTCTGCAGCACGCTTCCATTTGCGTCACTGTTGGTCACGTTGTGCCATGCCATGTTGATCGTATAATCCTTGGAAATACTGGTAAATTCCTGCTCTTCGAAATCTCTGGATATCGTCTTGGTCTCTTCATTCTTCAGGTCTTTGTTCCTGACGTATCCGATAAATCCGTCCTTCGTGCGGACCTTCTTCCAGTTCTCCTCGCTCTCTACGATCGTAACTTCGTCCTTTTTCGATACTTCGGTAAGGATCGGACTCTTGACTCCGCCCTGATAGCGAACCTGAGTGTCTCTTTTTATTGTTGCCACTGTAGTCTTTCCCCAGTCGCTGACGATCATGACTCTGCTCGGATTATCGTAAACCTCATACTCCATATTGGTATACTGGCTGATAAAATCAAGTGCGATATATGCCGTGCTTCCTTCGGTCTTTAGGATGACGTAGTCTTCGCTTTTCTTATCCTTCGACACCATATAGTCCTTGCTGCCTACTTCTACAGAAACCATGTCTTTTGGAAGCGTGTACAAGAGGATATTCTCATCTGGATCCCAATAGAATCTGCTGTTGATGTATTTTCTTACGACATCATACTGGATATATGCCTTGCCATCCACAATCATGCCATGGGGTTCTACGACCTGATTATTAACGGTAATAGCCAACTGTCCTTCCTGTTCAATCCCATAATACTTTTTCAAATCATACTTTTCTTTTGAAGGACTGTATCGTTTCCATAAAAATGCTGCCACAACAGCTAATATCGCTAATATAATCACAAGGAATATCTTGATTCCCAAGTTTCTCTTTCTTCTCCTCTTGGATTGGGGCCCTCTCGCCGGCGTCCGCTTGCTTCCCGGTCTCCCGGACTGCGATCTTCTCGCCTGCTGCCTTCTGGCCTCCTGCTGCCTTCCTGCCTCCTGCTGTCTTCTGGCTTCCTGCTGCCTTAGCGCATCCTGCTGCCTTCTGGCATTCTGCTGCTTTGTCGTATCCTGTCTGCCTGTCGCGGTTCGGCTTCTTGCTGTGCCAATTCTTGGCGTCCCCGGCCGGCTTGTGCTTCTTGTTCGGTCCGGAACTGTGCGGCTTCTTCTTTCTCTTTCTTCCATGCTGCACCTCCTACTAGACCTTATTATAGCAAAAGCATTGACACACGTCATTATTTATTTCGACATTTTATTGATTTTTCGGGGTATTTGCGTTTCTTCGTTTTTCTGGTTTTCTTCAGTTCTTACGCCTTGGAAGTCCAATTCGATAATATCGCCCTCATCATCCAGTATATAGTCCCTCATATAAGTCACACCCTCCCGCATCTCGTGAGCCAGGACTATCTGCATGGGGCTTGCGGGTATTCCCTCCATCTTCAGGTCTATCTTTTTCTTCTCATAGCCTGTCAATTCCTGGAACATCCTTCTTAAATCTTCTTCCTTCCCCATGTACTAGCCTCCTTTTCAATGCCATATGATAACTACGGCTGCGATTGCATATAATAATATAAAAGGAGATACTCGTGATACATTTCCGCCATATATGCCGCAGCTGGTAAATATAGAAGATAGTTTTGGCATTATAGTACTTTTCCATAAGTTCCTCTAAAAAATAATGTGATAATTATGCCTGAAACGGCAATCTCTGATTTGTCTATGATAGATTCGCGGATCGTCTTACATTGAGAAATTAAGATAAAAATAAAATTAAGAAATTCTCCCTCCTTTGTTCTAAGAACGTAGCTATCAGGGAAAACTATCTTCTAGTATCGTCATTATATCCGATAGATTCAGCGAAATCAAGCACTTTTTTATTTTATACTTATTTTATTGAACATCCCATATTTTCTATGCTATACTAAATTAGAAGGAAGTGATGAATATGAAGATTGAGAAACTCAACGACAATCAGATACGCTGCACTTTGACACGTGCCGATCTGGCTGCACGCCAGCTTCAGTTGAGCGAACTGGCCTACGGAACCGAAAAAGCGAAGTCACTTTTCCACGATATGATGCAACAGGCAGCCTTTGAATTTGGATTCGAAGCAGAAGATATTCCTCTTATGATAGAAGCAATACCTGCTTCCGCTGATTCAATCGTGCTGATAATTACTAAAGTCGAGGATCCAGAGGAACTCGATACCCGTTTTTCAAAATTCGCTCCGTCACCGGATGGCGACTGGGATACTAAGAAAAAGGACGCCCCCGCTAAACTGGAAGGCGCTGAGACATTACTGGATCTGTTAGGCAAGGTCAAAGAAAAACTTGGCACGGCCGAGGCGGCGGAAACTGCCAATGAAGAGCAGTCATCCAAAGCACCTAAGGCTACCTTGCGGCTGTTCTCATTTGCAACAATGGATCATGTGTTAAAGGCCGCGCGCCTGCTTAGCACGATGTACTCTGGTTCCAATACCTTGTACAAAGATCAAGGCGAAGACGTGTATATCCTTGCGCTGACACAGTCAGACCTCACCACTAATGATTTCAACCGGATATGCAACATGCTTTCAGAATATGGATCTTTGGAAAAGGCTTCCGGCGCTACACTGGCATTTCTGGAAGAGCACTGCGAGGTTCTCGTATCTGCCAACGCAGTTCAAAAGCTTGCGGCAGTTTAACCTGCGGATTACAATAACCGCGCTTATATGTCAAATAACAAGAAAAGATGCACGGGCTTGTCCCGATGCATCTTTTTGTTATTTGCTGTCATATTATGCATTCAAAAATGCATTGATCTTTTCGACCAATAATTCAGCATCTATACCATGAACCATTGCAGCCTCTGCCAAAGACTCTCCCTGTGAAGCCGGGCATCCTAGGCAATGCATCCCAATTTCCTGAAGGATTGGTGCAATCCCCGGGTTCATGCTGAGTGCCTCGCCAATAGTCGTATCTCTTGAAACCTGTGCCATCATAACTCCTCCTTTTCTCTTCAATGTTTCCATTATAGCTGGTTTTTATCATTGTGTAAACATTTTCTGCAAATTTATTCTTAATATTTGACTTCTTAAAAGTCAATAACTATTTTGGTTTTTTTCGACAAAATCTAATTTTTATTATAACTTCACAAAACATCCGTTCTTTTATTTGCCTTGAATAATCCCCCGTTTTTGATGCTTTTTATGTGGATAATGTGGATAAAATTTCTAAAACATCATTTTTTCCACCTTTTTTGGCTATTTCAATGTGGAAAACTTGGATAAGTCGTTTTTCCAGTATTTTACAATTTTTTACAATTTTGTACAATTTGTACATTCACCTGACAAAGTTTTTAATCATGGAAAAGTCCCGGGATTTTTCCTGGGACTTTTCTTCTCATAATTCGTGTATATTCTAAATTAGTCTTCTTACTGTAATAATGCTTGTATAAGTGGCAGGCAAGATTCCAATACCTCTGGAACTGTTGATCGCATTTACAATCTGGCCGTCTCCCATGTATATTCCCACATGGCCATCATACAGGATGATGTCTCCGGCAATTGCCTGATCATAACTTACAGGCGTCCCTACATTCTCCATATCCCACGTTGTACGTGGAAGACTGATTCCAAAATGGGCGAACACGGACTGTACGAATCCGGAGCAGTCTGCCCCATTTGTAAGGCTTGTACCTCCCCAAACATAGGGGTTTCCAATAAACTGACAGGCGTAGTCCACAATGGCTTGTCCCGTACCGGCCTTTGCACTCGCTTCTTCTTCGGCCTTTGCGGCTGCCTCGCTTGCTTCCTTCTCAAGCCTTGCTGCTTCTTCTTCTTTGGATTCAGCATAAGTAAATGCTTCATCAGGACTTTCGGTTCCTGAATTCTGTACCATCTCCTGTGCCTTTTGCTCTGCGTTCTTTCCTATTAATATATAGTCGGAATACACATAGCCTGTTACCGAGCCTGACTGGACCTGCGTCCATTCGCCTACCGGCCCGATAATCTTAGCGGCATAATCAGGATACAGCTTGCCTACCCACTCACTGTCCGTCGTCGGCTCGCTTCTTATATATAGAAACGATTGGACATTGGCGAACGCCATATCTAAATACTCACCCTTCTGCGTTGGTACCAGATAATCTTCTACTTCAATCTGTTTATCGGATAAGTAGCAGTCACTTAGTACCTCCTCGATTCCCACCTGCGGCATTATATTGTCAGTTACTGTATCTGAAGCCTTTACCGTGGCAGGAAATGCTGTCATAGCTCCTGTAAAAGTAACTAGGAACAATCCTTTCCTAAGAATAGAATCCATAAACTCCCTCCTTTATGTTTTCTTATCTTTAGTAAATGTTACAGAATTGTTACATATGTTACGTTGATATTATATCATGTGTGTCATCAATGTCAACCCTATTTATCAATAATATTCTCGCCATATTATACGTTTTTATGCGAAAATAATACTCTTTTTTCACATCTAATTATTACAAATTGTTACATCTTGGAATTAATCGTTGACAGTTGCTCTATTCTGCTCTATAATAATGACAGTAATTATTATCATTATTGAAAGGAGGGCGCAGATGGCAAACTTAAAATACAGCAGGCAACGAGCTTCTATTAAAGAATATCTGGCCAATACCACCTCGCATCCAACTGCTGATACCGTATATCTCCATGTCAGGGAAGAGTTCCCGCGAATTAGTCTCGGTACAGTATACCGCAATTTAAACTTATTGGCAGATATGGGGGAGGCCATTAAGATCTCCACTCCTAACGGCGGCGACAGATTTGACGGCAGAACTGAGCCTCACTATCACGTTGTGTGCACATCCTGCGGCAATGTATTTGACCTGGAGCTGGATGAACAGCACATCCAGGGCATCAACGCACTTGCCAATGAGCATTTCCAGGGAACCATAGATTCCCACACGACTCTGTTTTATGGAACTTGTAAAAAGTGTCTGGAAAAAAAGTAAATAAAATCATAAAATAAGGATTGACAATTAGAATCAACTGTGATAAATTAATATCAGTAACAATTACTAATATTAAAAATTAAATTTAAATAAGAAAAGGAGA carries:
- a CDS encoding deoxycytidylate deaminase, translated to MGSKRKDYISWDEYFMGVAMLSGMRSKDPNTQVGCCIVSQDNKILSMGYNGLPMGCSDDEFPWVREGDDPLETKYVYTVHSELNAILNYRGGSLEGAKLYVSLFPCNECAKAIIQSGIKEVIYDCNKYEDTSSVKASMRMFDAAGVNYHQYHRTQREITIRL
- the upp gene encoding uracil phosphoribosyltransferase gives rise to the protein MSNVQIMDHPLIKHKISYIRQENVGSRDFRAVVGEIAALMCYEATRNLKLQDVKIKTPICETVGQELSGKKMAVVPILRAGIGMVDGILNMIPAAKVGHIGLYRDPETFEPVEYYCKLPADCDEREVFVVDPMLATGGSSVAAIQMLKDKGVKNIRFMCIIAAPEGVERMTKAHPDVDLYIGALDDHLNEQKYIVPGLGDAGDRIFGTK
- a CDS encoding YaaL family protein, whose translation is MRLFERGSAAEEDIYRRLSFDPQCNTLIEEIAQARQEIEDAYNNFQNASDPDLIDCYIYKGNAAWKRYRFLLRQAKMIS
- a CDS encoding C40 family peptidase codes for the protein MDSILRKGLFLVTFTGAMTAFPATVKASDTVTDNIMPQVGIEEVLSDCYLSDKQIEVEDYLVPTQKGEYLDMAFANVQSFLYIRSEPTTDSEWVGKLYPDYAAKIIGPVGEWTQVQSGSVTGYVYSDYILIGKNAEQKAQEMVQNSGTESPDEAFTYAESKEEEAARLEKEASEAAAKAEEEASAKAGTGQAIVDYACQFIGNPYVWGGTSLTNGADCSGFVQSVFAHFGISLPRTTWDMENVGTPVSYDQAIAGDIILYDGHVGIYMGDGQIVNAINSSRGIGILPATYTSIITVRRLI
- a CDS encoding L-threonylcarbamoyladenylate synthase, whose product is MKSMRTIIEKIDKNKINTYIIREAGRILREGGLVAFPTETVYGLGADALNEHAAQKIYAAKGRPSDNPLIIHITNMDDLAKITSFIPEAAKVIADKYWPGPLTMIFDKSGIVPYGTTGGLDTVAVRMPSHEIAREVIDAGGGYIAAPSANTSGRPSPTTALHVEEDMTGKIDMIIDGGSVDIGVESTILDMTVVPPMILRPGAITREMLTELIGEVSVDKTLITPDSKKTPKAPGMKYRHYAPKAELTIVEGEIKEVIAKINSLAAEKLEEGLKVGIIGTEETVGCYPAGDVKSIGTREDEATIAGSLYGILREFDNDGVDYIYSEAFATGGIGSAIMNRLLKAAGHHVIHI
- a CDS encoding adaptor protein MecA gives rise to the protein MKIEKLNDNQIRCTLTRADLAARQLQLSELAYGTEKAKSLFHDMMQQAAFEFGFEAEDIPLMIEAIPASADSIVLIITKVEDPEELDTRFSKFAPSPDGDWDTKKKDAPAKLEGAETLLDLLGKVKEKLGTAEAAETANEEQSSKAPKATLRLFSFATMDHVLKAARLLSTMYSGSNTLYKDQGEDVYILALTQSDLTTNDFNRICNMLSEYGSLEKASGATLAFLEEHCEVLVSANAVQKLAAV
- a CDS encoding N-acetylmuramoyl-L-alanine amidase translates to MRKKVEFAVLVLALAGLLAVSKNLEKYVSSGDVKKGSATVVIDAGHGGSDPGKIGVNDALEKDINLKIAKKVKKLLEKEGVTVVMTRKEDATLAKESDQNQKIQDMKARVDVINKTKPAMVVSIHQNSYHEEGIHGAQVFYYSHSSDGEKAAVIMQKALLAVDSDNTRQAKANDTYYMLKRTEVPTVIVECGFLSNNEEAEKLVTKEYQQQLAEAITQGIRTCLSK
- a CDS encoding Fur family transcriptional regulator, whose product is MANLKYSRQRASIKEYLANTTSHPTADTVYLHVREEFPRISLGTVYRNLNLLADMGEAIKISTPNGGDRFDGRTEPHYHVVCTSCGNVFDLELDEQHIQGINALANEHFQGTIDSHTTLFYGTCKKCLEKK
- a CDS encoding glycosyl hydrolase family 18 protein, producing MEERERRSRTVPDRTRSTSRPGTPRIGTARSRTATGRQDTTKQQNARRQQDALRQQEARRQQEAGRQQEARRQQARRSQSGRPGSKRTPARGPQSKRRRKRNLGIKIFLVIILAILAVVAAFLWKRYSPSKEKYDLKKYYGIEQEGQLAITVNNQVVEPHGMIVDGKAYIQYDVVRKYINSRFYWDPDENILLYTLPKDMVSVEVGSKDYMVSKDKKSEDYVILKTEGSTAYIALDFISQYTNMEYEVYDNPSRVMIVSDWGKTTVATIKRDTQVRYQGGVKSPILTEVSKKDEVTIVESEENWKKVRTKDGFIGYVRNKDLKNEETKTISRDFEEQEFTSISKDYTINMAWHNVTNSDANGSVLQKIAESKGLTTIAPTWFHVKDTDGNMDSIASADYVNYAHQANIEVWATIRDFDGGINSYDESYALLSYTSKRENLINQLISEALRVGIDGINVDFEKISEECGEHYIQFIRELSVRCRQNGIVLSVDNYVPKGYNMQYDRKEQGIVADYVIIMGYDEHFAGSPEAGPVSSYNFVKEGIEETLKEVPAEKVISGIPFFTRLWSETPKTEEELASQAGTDAAEYTMNVDSQALGMTSASDQVAQAGAEITWDDKAQQNYATWTVDNVTYEIWLENEKSIEPKLQLMKENKLAGTAAWALGQENPDIWNLILKYVN
- a CDS encoding DUF1858 domain-containing protein; the protein is MAQVSRDTTIGEALSMNPGIAPILQEIGMHCLGCPASQGESLAEAAMVHGIDAELLVEKINAFLNA
- a CDS encoding pro-sigmaK processing inhibitor BofA family protein, encoding MELGNEFGRVNMPEQKPHILVNFLVRAIIGIAIIFFVNEFLASKGISAQVGMNPMTFLTSGVFGIPGVALLYGITFYQIL
- a CDS encoding P-loop NTPase family protein codes for the protein MSSKSLVICDQEEKYASAFAAYLTKKKELALQVQVCSDPEQARKIQQEKAIDILLISSGYSQEMRKEIQAGSVFVLTETASASTGPLEIPVYRYQSGEAILAEVICQCGLKGEEEGLFLQAAKKRQMRIIGIFSPVHRTGKTGYGLEMGKELAVSYNVLYINMELYGGIGGHFPEEGQTLADLIYYSRQESRNFGMILTTLAKHMESLDYLLPFRVSEDIKAVTPEEWTSLLMQIEQCAIYDVLILDIDEGIQDVYGVLRQCTEVMVPVARDPAARAKLFQFEEELRLLGYEDVKKKLVKKELER